In Methanobacterium paludis, the following proteins share a genomic window:
- a CDS encoding polymer-forming cytoskeletal protein — protein MDKNHQMDLKIHGQGSSSGGKYDNVSIMGEGKVHGDIDCINLKIYGEGKFGGNLKAGSKVDIKGHSNIKGNLEAKKVKIQGEAEINGEIFAEEAVITGNIRTDGDCNAETFTLDGGFTIGGLLNADILKINLHLPCKVHEIGGAEITVKKGKLNFFKNMIIHTGGKELTADIIEGDDIYLENTYAKVVRGNNITLGSGCEIELVEYKNDFKQDKEVEIGTHRKI, from the coding sequence ATGGATAAAAATCATCAAATGGACTTAAAAATTCATGGGCAGGGAAGCTCGTCAGGCGGTAAATATGATAACGTCAGTATAATGGGAGAAGGAAAAGTACATGGAGACATTGACTGTATCAACCTTAAAATTTATGGAGAAGGTAAATTTGGGGGCAATTTAAAAGCAGGAAGTAAAGTAGACATAAAAGGCCATAGCAATATTAAAGGCAATTTAGAAGCAAAAAAAGTTAAAATTCAAGGAGAAGCAGAAATTAATGGCGAAATATTTGCAGAGGAAGCTGTTATCACAGGAAATATTAGAACCGACGGTGATTGTAATGCCGAAACTTTTACTTTAGATGGTGGTTTTACAATTGGTGGGTTACTAAATGCAGATATACTAAAAATAAATTTACATTTGCCTTGTAAAGTGCATGAAATTGGTGGTGCAGAAATTACAGTTAAAAAGGGGAAATTAAACTTTTTTAAAAATATGATCATTCATACTGGAGGCAAGGAACTTACTGCAGATATCATTGAAGGAGATGATATTTACCTTGAGAATACTTATGCAAAGGTGGTGCGTGGAAATAACATAACATTAGGGTCTGGCTGTGAAATTGAACTTGTGGAATATAAAAACGATTTCAAACAGGATAAAGAAGTTGAAATTGGTACTCATCGGAAAATATAA
- a CDS encoding YhbD family protein yields the protein MESDLISKKELLELMGISYGQLYRWKRKNLIPEEWFIRKSTFTGQETFFPKERILDRIGKIKNMKGDVSLDDLANMLSPDLMETVLKKEKLIEWNIVSKTTIEFYTKLKGKTEEFAFEKILYLHILDKMFESGKINFEEGEIILNLLEEQYPKFKGKNCELIFIRKLGISSCCLISKPCEIYFENSMKIIESLNMSNLIEELKIKIS from the coding sequence ATGGAATCCGACTTAATATCAAAGAAAGAACTATTGGAGCTGATGGGAATTTCATACGGTCAGTTATACCGTTGGAAAAGAAAAAATCTCATACCCGAAGAATGGTTCATCCGCAAATCCACATTTACAGGCCAGGAAACCTTTTTTCCTAAAGAAAGAATACTGGACAGAATTGGGAAGATTAAAAACATGAAAGGAGATGTATCCCTGGATGATCTAGCTAACATGCTTTCCCCAGATTTGATGGAAACAGTACTAAAAAAAGAAAAATTAATTGAATGGAACATTGTTTCAAAGACAACCATTGAATTTTACACAAAACTAAAAGGCAAAACTGAAGAATTTGCTTTTGAAAAAATACTCTATCTCCATATTTTAGATAAAATGTTTGAATCTGGTAAAATCAATTTTGAAGAAGGAGAAATTATATTAAATCTTTTAGAGGAACAATATCCCAAATTCAAAGGAAAAAATTGTGAATTAATTTTCATACGTAAGTTAGGGATTTCCAGCTGTTGTTTAATCTCTAAACCTTGCGAGATTTATTTTGAAAACAGCATGAAAATCATTGAAAGTCTAAACATGTCAAATTTAATTGAAGAATTAAAAATTAAAATATCTTAA
- a CDS encoding MoaD/ThiS family protein — MIEVKFLTRFLDITGERATEIKDAKDMANLIDILSQKYQSEFKDVLFDDNGDIRDYLKVIVNGEDIRAINGMETPLKDGDQVVMFQTIAGG, encoded by the coding sequence ATGATTGAGGTAAAATTTTTAACACGATTCTTGGATATCACAGGTGAAAGGGCCACAGAAATCAAAGATGCAAAAGATATGGCCAATCTAATTGATATTTTATCCCAAAAATATCAAAGCGAATTTAAAGATGTTTTGTTTGATGATAACGGAGATATAAGGGATTATTTAAAAGTAATTGTCAACGGTGAAGACATAAGGGCTATAAATGGTATGGAAACTCCTTTAAAAGATGGGGATCAAGTTGTAATGTTCCAAACTATTGCAGGCGGTTGA
- a CDS encoding NifB/NifX family molybdenum-iron cluster-binding protein, producing MPLRVAVASSDGKYINQHFGHAQQFLIFDIHDDGNYGFIELRKSPPSCSGGVSNNNARAKTLDLIKDANVVLVSQIGPGAASSLIAHGIQPYMVPTFIEEALTKLASRIVANNKLTNND from the coding sequence ATGCCTTTAAGGGTAGCAGTTGCAAGCAGTGATGGTAAGTACATAAACCAGCATTTTGGACACGCTCAACAGTTTCTGATATTCGATATTCATGATGATGGAAATTATGGATTTATAGAGCTTAGAAAGAGTCCGCCGTCCTGCAGTGGCGGTGTTAGTAATAATAATGCAAGGGCAAAAACCCTGGATCTTATAAAGGACGCTAACGTAGTTCTTGTCAGTCAGATTGGTCCAGGCGCAGCATCATCTTTGATAGCACATGGTATTCAACCATACATGGTACCAACTTTCATAGAGGAAGCATTAACGAAATTAGCATCTCGAATAGTAGCCAACAATAAATTAACTAATAATGATTAA
- a CDS encoding nitrogenase component 1, translating to MSPNKGIDESQDKSIESQEESIDLTKTTCPNREQRANGTNVYYGKASELLKDAKEGNVTCHERKFQQSGGCVLNFYLANRVTTIRDSVVIFNSPVGCSAGALGYRELFRGVPVELGRPAKYNVNWLTTNLQQNDVVYGAGQKLKETILEAEQRYSPKAIFILTSCTTGIIGEDIEGTVNGVQPQVKAKIVPVHCEGVRSRLVQTGYDAFWHAVLKYLVREPQEKQEDLVNCASMLSYTWQDRLEIKRLLGKVGLRVNFIPEFATVEQFEQLSEAAVTAPICPTYTDYLSRGLKKKYGVPYFLYPSPTGISNTDGWLREIGKYTGKEDEIEELIADEHKVWVPKMEAIQEEFFKLRKNGEKVRILGSLGQGRLVNQLPYFDELGLQAPAAMSQDFDDLLIDQLDDIVEKVGDFDIMVNTFQAAEQANVTTNLDPDLTLTCPFQGGTWERDSNITRIHSLRGDADPWSAQSGYAGAVAFGNFLLQGLKNKSYQKTLSEKTPRSYKDWWYEQPDPLYYLEKGK from the coding sequence GTGAGCCCAAATAAGGGAATAGACGAATCGCAAGATAAATCGATAGAATCCCAAGAAGAATCGATAGATCTGACTAAGACGACATGTCCTAACAGGGAACAGCGAGCCAATGGTACAAACGTGTACTATGGGAAAGCATCTGAACTGTTAAAGGACGCAAAAGAGGGCAATGTAACTTGTCATGAGAGAAAATTCCAGCAGTCTGGAGGTTGTGTTTTAAATTTTTACCTTGCAAACAGGGTCACAACAATCCGAGACTCCGTTGTAATATTCAACTCACCTGTCGGTTGTTCTGCAGGTGCACTCGGTTACAGAGAGTTATTCCGAGGTGTACCAGTAGAACTTGGAAGACCTGCCAAATACAATGTTAACTGGCTTACAACCAACCTGCAGCAAAATGATGTTGTTTATGGTGCCGGCCAAAAGCTCAAAGAAACCATACTTGAAGCAGAGCAGAGGTACTCACCAAAAGCCATTTTCATACTCACCTCCTGTACTACAGGAATAATCGGTGAAGATATTGAAGGAACTGTAAACGGAGTTCAACCACAGGTCAAGGCAAAAATCGTGCCTGTGCATTGTGAAGGAGTAAGATCCAGGCTTGTACAAACTGGATACGATGCATTCTGGCACGCGGTACTCAAATATCTGGTAAGGGAACCCCAGGAAAAACAGGAGGACCTTGTAAACTGTGCAAGTATGCTTTCTTACACATGGCAGGACAGACTTGAAATAAAAAGGCTCCTTGGAAAGGTTGGACTGCGGGTGAACTTCATACCCGAATTCGCCACTGTTGAACAGTTCGAACAGCTATCAGAAGCAGCAGTAACAGCACCAATCTGCCCAACATATACAGATTACCTTTCAAGAGGTCTTAAAAAGAAATATGGAGTTCCATACTTCCTTTACCCCTCACCAACAGGAATATCCAACACAGATGGATGGTTGCGTGAGATCGGAAAATACACAGGAAAAGAAGATGAAATTGAAGAACTCATAGCAGATGAACACAAAGTATGGGTGCCAAAAATGGAGGCAATCCAGGAAGAGTTCTTTAAATTGCGTAAAAATGGTGAAAAAGTTAGAATTTTAGGATCCCTTGGTCAGGGGAGGTTAGTTAACCAGTTACCTTACTTCGATGAGTTAGGACTTCAAGCTCCTGCTGCAATGAGCCAGGACTTTGACGACCTTCTGATCGATCAGCTTGATGACATAGTTGAAAAAGTCGGTGACTTCGACATCATGGTAAACACTTTCCAGGCAGCAGAACAGGCAAACGTTACAACAAATCTGGATCCAGACCTAACTTTAACATGCCCCTTCCAGGGAGGTACATGGGAACGTGATAGTAACATTACAAGGATACACTCCTTAAGAGGAGATGCAGACCCATGGAGTGCCCAGAGTGGATATGCAGGTGCAGTTGCATTTGGTAATTTCTTGCTACAGGGATTAAAAAACAAGTCCTACCAGAAAACACTGAGCGAAAAAACGCCAAGAAGCTACAAGGATTGGTGGTACGAACAGCCGGACCCATTATATTATCTTGAAAAGGGGAAATAA
- a CDS encoding nitrogenase component 1 has translation MTENESKTEQKTYIQGNPSEHTLEAPRYSCSLAGAYGTTLGIRGGVPILHSGAGCGIGQLFGTLYAGGQGAGGNEGGTSTPCSCLVEEHVIFGGEKKLRNLIQSTTEIFNGELFVVISGCVPSLIGDDVDAVVNEFRDKVPIVHVNAPGFSGNSYEGYELFFEAIIDQLLTEKPKEKKLVNIFGVVPYNHVFWKGELPTVKKLLESIGVEANIIFTEENGLSNIQKIPAAEYNIVLSPWNGHRAVKKLEEKFGTPFITFPGVPVGAKQTGEFLRTVAEKLDVPSDEVEEVIKKEESWTYRYMEYPGDAIILVRPHSYFAVAADSNTAISLTKFLTNEIGYLPDIVQLTDNPPEEYREGIVREILDNIDTVVKPEIIFESDTYKIRKNLEDRPFQFLFSSSLEAPTAMEDFGALHVTSAFPVFNKSILVHNYAGYEGGLRLVEDVVSTFVGPL, from the coding sequence ATGACAGAAAATGAATCAAAAACCGAGCAAAAAACGTACATACAAGGAAACCCAAGCGAACACACCTTAGAAGCACCGAGATATAGTTGTTCTTTAGCAGGAGCCTATGGAACCACATTAGGAATACGTGGAGGAGTACCAATTTTACATTCTGGAGCAGGATGTGGAATAGGCCAACTCTTTGGAACTTTATATGCTGGAGGTCAGGGAGCAGGTGGTAACGAAGGAGGTACAAGTACGCCATGTTCCTGTCTTGTTGAGGAACACGTTATATTTGGGGGCGAAAAAAAACTCCGAAACCTGATCCAGTCAACAACAGAAATATTCAATGGAGAACTCTTTGTTGTAATATCTGGATGTGTTCCATCACTCATAGGCGACGATGTTGATGCAGTTGTAAATGAATTCAGGGACAAAGTACCAATAGTTCATGTCAATGCACCAGGATTCAGTGGTAACTCCTACGAAGGATACGAATTATTCTTTGAAGCTATTATAGACCAGCTTTTAACTGAAAAACCAAAAGAGAAGAAATTGGTGAACATATTTGGTGTTGTACCCTACAACCATGTTTTCTGGAAGGGAGAACTTCCAACAGTGAAAAAACTCCTTGAAAGTATTGGCGTTGAAGCCAACATTATATTCACAGAGGAGAATGGTCTTTCAAACATCCAAAAAATACCAGCCGCAGAATACAACATCGTTTTGTCACCTTGGAATGGTCACAGGGCAGTTAAGAAACTTGAAGAGAAATTTGGAACACCGTTCATTACATTCCCTGGAGTTCCTGTAGGTGCAAAACAGACTGGTGAATTCCTCAGAACTGTTGCAGAAAAACTGGACGTACCTTCAGATGAGGTTGAGGAAGTCATTAAAAAAGAGGAAAGCTGGACTTACCGTTACATGGAGTATCCGGGAGATGCAATCATTCTTGTGCGTCCACACTCATACTTTGCAGTGGCAGCAGATAGTAACACGGCTATAAGCCTCACCAAATTCCTTACAAATGAAATTGGTTATCTACCGGATATTGTACAGTTAACAGACAACCCTCCAGAGGAATACAGGGAAGGAATTGTTCGAGAGATACTGGACAACATTGACACAGTGGTTAAACCTGAAATAATCTTTGAAAGCGACACCTACAAAATAAGGAAAAACCTTGAGGATAGACCATTCCAGTTCCTTTTCTCAAGTTCCCTTGAAGCTCCAACAGCAATGGAAGACTTTGGAGCACTTCATGTAACCTCAGCATTTCCAGTATTCAACAAATCCATATTGGTACACAATTATGCAGGTTACGAGGGAGGATTAAGGCTAGTGGAAGATGTTGTCAGTACATTCGTTGGACCACTTTAG
- a CDS encoding nucleotide-binding protein, translating into MTKRKQIAIYGKGGIGKSTTTSNLSAALSDIGYSVMQIGCDPKNDSTTTLHKGKAIPTVLDTVRSRSNDFDKVIHEGYNGVQCVEAGGPEPGVGCAGRGIIAAIELLDTNGIIDDYDPDIVIYDVLGDVVCGGFAIPIRQGIAEQVYTVTSSDYMAIYAVNNLFKGILKYSGSGGALLGGIIGNSIKRIAQKDMIDDFSDKTGTNVIEYIPRSSTVTQCELDGVTTIEGAPDSQQAQIYRDLAQKIVDNKQKYIPKPFDADDLSDWASTWINRILTEEKVSSRGIQKEGGGV; encoded by the coding sequence ATGACGAAAAGGAAGCAAATTGCAATATATGGAAAGGGCGGTATTGGAAAGTCCACAACAACCTCCAATTTAAGTGCGGCCCTTTCAGATATTGGTTACAGTGTAATGCAGATCGGCTGTGACCCGAAGAATGATTCAACAACCACATTACACAAGGGAAAAGCAATACCCACAGTTCTTGATACGGTCAGGAGTCGTTCAAACGATTTTGATAAGGTTATACATGAAGGTTACAATGGAGTGCAGTGTGTCGAAGCTGGAGGTCCAGAGCCAGGTGTGGGCTGTGCTGGTCGTGGTATTATTGCGGCCATTGAACTTCTGGATACAAACGGTATAATTGACGATTACGACCCGGACATTGTTATTTACGATGTGCTGGGTGATGTTGTATGCGGTGGATTTGCCATTCCAATCAGACAGGGAATTGCAGAACAGGTTTACACAGTAACATCTTCTGATTACATGGCAATTTATGCTGTTAACAATCTTTTTAAGGGAATATTAAAATATTCTGGAAGTGGTGGGGCTTTATTAGGTGGAATTATTGGTAACTCCATCAAGAGGATAGCTCAAAAAGACATGATAGATGATTTCAGTGATAAAACAGGTACAAATGTAATTGAATACATTCCAAGGTCTTCAACTGTCACTCAATGTGAGCTCGATGGTGTGACCACAATTGAAGGTGCTCCTGATTCACAACAGGCTCAGATTTACAGAGATCTGGCTCAAAAAATTGTAGACAACAAACAGAAATATATTCCTAAACCATTTGATGCAGATGATCTATCTGATTGGGCTTCAACATGGATTAATCGTATACTTACTGAAGAAAAGGTAAGTTCAAGGGGAATACAGAAAGAGGGGGGCGGTGTTTAA
- the cysK gene encoding cysteine synthase A: MVNIPELKRGIANDITETIGNTPLVRLNKLTKGLDAEVLVKLESFNPVSSVKDRIGVALIEEGEKQGKIKEGTVLVEPTSGNTGIALAFVAAAKGYRLILTMPDTMSIERRKLLAVFGAEIVLTPGANGMKGAVAKAAELVKEIPNAISPQQFENPANPEIHKKTTAEEIWRDTEGKADIIVAGTGTGGTITGIAEVLKERKPGFKAVAIEPETSPVLSTGTGGPHKIQGIGPGFVPGVLNRDVIDEIITVKDEDAGKTLVRLAREEGIFAGISSGAATWAAIELAKRPENKGKQIVVILPDTGERYLSIDWVFEDIFKANEEVFI; this comes from the coding sequence ATGGTTAACATACCAGAACTTAAAAGGGGAATAGCAAACGACATAACTGAAACTATAGGAAACACGCCTTTAGTAAGGCTTAACAAATTGACAAAAGGACTTGATGCAGAAGTATTAGTAAAACTTGAATCATTCAACCCTGTAAGCAGCGTTAAAGATAGAATAGGGGTTGCCCTGATAGAAGAAGGAGAAAAACAGGGAAAAATTAAGGAAGGAACAGTACTTGTTGAACCTACAAGTGGTAACACAGGTATAGCACTTGCATTTGTTGCAGCAGCGAAAGGATACAGACTCATATTAACAATGCCAGACACAATGTCCATTGAAAGGAGGAAACTCCTTGCAGTCTTCGGAGCTGAGATCGTATTAACACCAGGTGCTAATGGAATGAAAGGAGCTGTAGCCAAAGCAGCAGAACTTGTTAAAGAAATACCAAACGCTATCAGCCCACAACAGTTTGAAAACCCTGCAAACCCTGAAATACACAAAAAAACCACTGCCGAAGAGATCTGGAGAGACACAGAAGGTAAAGCAGACATAATTGTTGCAGGAACAGGAACAGGAGGTACAATAACTGGAATTGCAGAAGTTCTAAAAGAAAGAAAACCAGGATTTAAAGCTGTGGCAATTGAACCTGAAACCTCACCAGTGTTATCAACTGGAACAGGAGGACCACACAAGATTCAGGGTATTGGACCTGGTTTCGTGCCTGGAGTACTCAACAGAGATGTCATTGATGAGATCATAACAGTTAAAGATGAAGACGCTGGAAAAACTTTAGTCAGACTCGCAAGGGAAGAAGGAATCTTTGCAGGAATATCCTCTGGAGCTGCAACATGGGCTGCAATTGAACTTGCAAAAAGGCCTGAAAACAAAGGAAAACAGATAGTTGTAATTCTTCCAGATACTGGAGAAAGATATTTAAGTATTGATTGGGTGTTCGAGGACATCTTCAAAGCAAATGAAGAAGTTTTCATCTAA
- the cysE gene encoding serine O-acetyltransferase, whose product MFDGLKEDINTVFSRDPAARSTIEVILCYPGLHALWFHRLAHWFWIRNHFLAGRFISAISRLITGIEIHPEAKIGRRVFIDHGMGVVVGETAEIGDDVLIYQGVVLGGTSLEKKKRHPTIGSGVVIGSGAKIIGNIKIGDCSKVGAGSVVLKSAPPGSTVVGIPGRIVQEQRKCAIDLDHGKLPDPVAEVITLILQRQDELESQIKELGISADIIKTNGFTTKKTEMEEIFSEGAGI is encoded by the coding sequence ATGTTTGATGGTTTAAAAGAAGATATAAACACAGTATTTTCAAGAGATCCTGCGGCAAGAAGTACAATTGAAGTGATTTTATGCTATCCCGGACTCCATGCACTATGGTTTCACAGATTGGCGCATTGGTTTTGGATCAGAAATCATTTCTTAGCCGGGCGTTTTATATCAGCCATCAGCAGACTTATAACCGGTATTGAAATACATCCTGAGGCAAAAATTGGGAGAAGAGTCTTCATAGACCACGGGATGGGTGTTGTAGTAGGGGAAACAGCAGAAATAGGTGATGATGTTCTTATATATCAAGGCGTAGTTCTTGGAGGAACCAGTCTGGAAAAGAAAAAACGCCACCCAACCATAGGTAGTGGAGTTGTAATTGGTTCAGGAGCAAAAATAATAGGAAATATTAAAATAGGAGACTGCTCAAAAGTTGGAGCAGGTTCTGTGGTTTTAAAATCAGCACCACCGGGTTCAACAGTTGTTGGAATACCAGGGAGAATTGTTCAGGAACAACGTAAATGTGCAATTGACTTAGATCATGGTAAACTACCAGATCCAGTGGCAGAGGTTATTACACTTATTTTGCAGCGTCAAGATGAACTTGAAAGCCAGATAAAAGAATTAGGAATATCTGCAGATATCATTAAAACGAATGGGTTTACAACAAAGAAAACAGAGATGGAAGAAATATTCTCTGAGGGAGCGGGCATATGA
- a CDS encoding transcriptional regulator has product MRPPCEIVVWYIIPTIRSELAKELLNLGMKQKEISELLDITQPAVSQYISDKRGHGIKFTDETHELIKIFAKDLKDGKLDQSGIISRICDICRQIKTEEIVCQLHKEKDNIPLNCNACVGSNTHHIPPL; this is encoded by the coding sequence ATGAGACCACCTTGTGAAATAGTTGTATGGTATATTATTCCTACTATAAGGTCAGAGCTTGCTAAAGAACTGTTAAATTTGGGAATGAAACAGAAAGAAATTTCAGAACTACTGGACATAACCCAACCTGCAGTATCTCAGTATATAAGTGATAAAAGGGGACATGGAATCAAATTTACCGATGAAACCCATGAACTTATAAAAATATTTGCAAAGGACCTTAAAGATGGAAAATTAGACCAGAGTGGGATAATCTCCCGAATATGTGATATATGTAGACAAATTAAGACAGAGGAAATTGTTTGCCAGCTGCATAAAGAAAAGGACAACATACCCCTTAACTGCAATGCATGCGTTGGTTCAAATACACACCATATACCTCCCCTTTAA
- the asnB gene encoding asparagine synthase (glutamine-hydrolyzing) has translation MCGIAGIKGENIGPDLKKMLISIKHRGPDGSGVFVDGKVLHDDLGSLDVPQGSFGIGHNLLSIVGSEVSQPLTRDKFVLVCNGEIYNFKELKKEFDLNFKTDSDCEVVLGLIQKFYEGSLYEATKKAIKYLDGDYAFAVYDGTNFAAVRDPIGVKPLYYGKNDDKKRFAFASERKALWNIGIQDVKTLPPNQMLYNEKLIDLGDSLIENKAFKKGLTKNNSNENRSIDKSTENGLKLINEVKTGVITPKNTFENDSKDIVSKYSLKNQLKNFLIDSVEKRIKGLSKVGIIFSGGVDSTILAKIALDLGVETSLYSVGHKDSVDIKFARRAAHDMGLPLMVRTVDVDDVRKYTKLVLNAIEEFNIMKLGVGMPSYIASEMGHHDGLKVMLSGQGADELFAGYHRYLKFYEEKGEKTQEDLKLDIFNLYHVNLQRDDSVTMANSIELRVPFLDMNIINLAMDIPMKYKINNYNDNLRKCILREVAAELGVPDEIVKRPKKAAQYGSGIHKILVKKVLKDENYKNKLEEYLKY, from the coding sequence ATGTGTGGAATAGCAGGTATAAAAGGGGAAAACATAGGTCCCGATCTGAAGAAGATGCTCATATCCATCAAGCACAGGGGGCCTGACGGTTCCGGTGTTTTTGTTGATGGTAAAGTATTACATGATGATCTGGGTAGTTTGGACGTTCCACAAGGTTCATTTGGAATTGGTCACAACTTGCTTTCAATCGTTGGTTCTGAAGTTTCCCAACCCTTAACTCGGGATAAGTTTGTTTTAGTTTGTAATGGGGAGATATACAACTTCAAAGAACTTAAAAAAGAATTTGATCTAAATTTTAAAACTGATTCTGATTGTGAAGTTGTATTAGGACTTATCCAAAAGTTTTATGAAGGATCACTTTATGAGGCCACTAAAAAAGCAATAAAATATCTTGATGGAGACTACGCCTTTGCAGTATATGATGGAACGAACTTTGCTGCGGTTAGAGATCCTATAGGTGTGAAACCTCTTTACTACGGTAAAAATGATGACAAAAAACGTTTTGCTTTTGCATCTGAACGGAAAGCCCTTTGGAATATTGGGATACAGGATGTTAAAACTCTTCCACCAAACCAAATGCTTTACAATGAAAAGCTAATTGATCTAGGGGACAGTTTAATTGAAAATAAGGCATTCAAAAAGGGATTAACTAAAAATAATTCAAATGAAAATAGATCAATTGATAAATCAACTGAAAATGGATTAAAATTAATAAATGAAGTAAAAACTGGAGTTATTACGCCAAAAAATACCTTTGAAAATGATTCGAAAGATATTGTATCAAAATATAGTTTAAAAAATCAATTAAAGAATTTTTTGATCGATTCAGTTGAAAAAAGGATAAAAGGACTTTCTAAAGTTGGAATAATATTTTCAGGTGGTGTGGACAGTACCATACTTGCTAAAATAGCACTTGATCTTGGAGTTGAGACATCACTTTACAGTGTTGGCCACAAGGACTCTGTTGACATTAAATTCGCTAGAAGGGCTGCACATGATATGGGTCTCCCACTGATGGTTCGAACCGTGGATGTTGACGATGTCAGAAAATATACGAAGCTGGTATTAAATGCAATAGAAGAGTTCAATATCATGAAATTAGGTGTTGGAATGCCATCCTACATTGCATCTGAGATGGGGCACCATGATGGTTTAAAGGTCATGCTTTCGGGTCAAGGTGCAGACGAACTTTTCGCAGGGTACCATCGTTACCTCAAATTTTATGAAGAGAAGGGTGAAAAAACCCAGGAAGACCTTAAACTGGATATTTTCAATCTTTACCACGTGAATTTGCAGAGGGATGATTCTGTGACCATGGCCAACAGTATTGAGCTTCGTGTTCCTTTTCTGGACATGAATATTATAAATCTGGCAATGGATATACCCATGAAATATAAAATAAACAATTATAACGACAATCTCAGGAAATGCATCCTCAGAGAAGTTGCAGCAGAGCTTGGAGTCCCTGATGAAATTGTAAAAAGGCCTAAAAAAGCTGCACAGTACGGTTCTGGTATCCACAAGATTCTGGTGAAGAAGGTTTTAAAGGATGAGAACTACAAAAATAAGTTAGAAGAATATTTAAAATACTAA
- the gatC gene encoding Asp-tRNA(Asn) amidotransferase subunit GatC: MKIEKEAEIILEKFSKALQDIPELEETYYLVDNVNLSREDCGEDKNPEKILRNAHIDEQGHLVTEKGKWTK, translated from the coding sequence TTGAAAATAGAAAAAGAAGCCGAAATAATACTGGAAAAATTTTCAAAAGCACTTCAAGACATCCCTGAACTTGAAGAAACATACTATCTTGTGGATAATGTGAACCTTTCACGTGAAGACTGCGGTGAAGATAAAAATCCTGAAAAAATCCTTAGAAATGCTCATATAGATGAACAAGGTCATCTTGTAACTGAAAAAGGAAAATGGACAAAATAA
- a CDS encoding amino acid-binding protein gives MRLNLVLELLDVPGQLLDALEPIGKLGANIVAVIHQRDVKTERGTIPVHITIEGDKETLKTVLESMEERKVQIMEVDGVVRKEEVTTVIIGNINQDLKETVGFLDGIDGVRVADLDLKMSDHPEQSASKIVIEADYGMKKDLLKKIKEIGNSKGFLVINEV, from the coding sequence ATGAGATTAAATCTTGTTTTAGAACTTTTAGATGTTCCAGGGCAGCTTTTAGATGCATTGGAACCAATAGGAAAGCTTGGAGCTAACATAGTTGCTGTAATCCACCAGAGAGATGTGAAGACTGAACGTGGAACAATACCTGTTCACATAACCATAGAGGGAGATAAGGAAACTCTTAAAACAGTATTAGAATCTATGGAAGAACGTAAAGTCCAGATAATGGAAGTTGATGGTGTTGTCCGAAAAGAAGAGGTCACAACAGTTATCATTGGAAACATTAACCAGGATTTGAAGGAAACTGTAGGCTTTCTGGATGGAATTGACGGTGTAAGGGTGGCTGACCTTGATCTGAAAATGTCAGATCATCCTGAACAATCTGCCTCAAAGATCGTAATTGAAGCAGATTACGGCATGAAAAAAGATTTATTAAAGAAAATAAAAGAAATTGGAAATTCAAAAGGATTTTTAGTCATAAACGAGGTTTAA